In Bacteroidales bacterium, one DNA window encodes the following:
- a CDS encoding TlpA family protein disulfide reductase, with product MKRFFVFAIVIVFLTSCGKKNEMKTGPWLGVIQIDPQDNSMVVPFNMTYSLNEKGVAQFEITNADEKIIITEITRNGDTLVIKTPVFTSVVVAVLRNDSLVGKYYPKGIEVGNPYRFYAVSGVVDRFPWHTEKAAFDVTGRWKVIENPGTSDSTIMVGEFRQTGDKVLGTFLNITGDYRYLEGKVSGNKFLFSKMDGAQSLIFNANIKDQNTMENGRFMGSSKWTSKWIAIRDENIVLPGSEDLVKVKKGYTTFDFAGTDINGKKITSKDEIFKNKVVAVLAGGSWCPNCLDEARLFRDLYSKYKNQGFEVVALNFEDKTFEISKKKMERFINQTGANYTFLYVSSRGREKRDSVLYPIEGQMAFPTGLFLDKKGTIRKIETGFSGPGTGEHYTKFVEETTKLIELLLSEK from the coding sequence ATGAAACGATTTTTTGTATTCGCAATTGTTATTGTATTCCTAACAAGTTGCGGTAAAAAAAATGAGATGAAAACTGGTCCATGGCTAGGAGTAATCCAAATTGACCCACAGGATAACAGTATGGTTGTTCCATTTAATATGACCTACTCTTTAAACGAAAAAGGTGTTGCTCAATTTGAGATAACCAATGCCGATGAAAAGATTATCATCACAGAGATTACTAGAAATGGGGACACCTTGGTTATAAAAACCCCTGTGTTTACAAGTGTAGTGGTTGCCGTACTTCGCAACGATTCTCTTGTTGGAAAATATTATCCAAAGGGGATTGAAGTTGGGAATCCTTATAGGTTTTATGCCGTTTCTGGTGTTGTTGATCGTTTTCCTTGGCATACTGAAAAAGCTGCTTTTGATGTAACTGGTCGTTGGAAAGTAATTGAAAACCCAGGAACATCAGATTCAACAATAATGGTTGGTGAATTCAGGCAAACTGGCGATAAGGTTTTAGGTACATTCCTCAATATTACTGGCGATTATCGTTATCTTGAGGGAAAAGTATCTGGAAACAAATTCCTGTTTTCTAAAATGGATGGTGCTCAATCTTTAATCTTTAATGCCAATATAAAAGATCAGAATACCATGGAGAACGGCAGGTTTATGGGAAGTTCAAAATGGACAAGCAAATGGATTGCAATTAGGGATGAAAACATAGTTCTTCCTGGTAGCGAAGATCTTGTAAAAGTAAAGAAGGGTTACACCACCTTTGATTTTGCGGGTACTGATATAAATGGAAAAAAGATTACCTCAAAAGATGAAATATTCAAGAATAAAGTTGTCGCTGTTCTTGCGGGAGGTAGTTGGTGCCCCAACTGTTTGGACGAAGCAAGGTTGTTTCGCGATCTATATAGTAAATATAAAAATCAAGGTTTTGAGGTTGTTGCATTAAACTTTGAGGATAAAACGTTTGAGATATCAAAGAAAAAGATGGAACGATTTATAAATCAAACTGGAGCAAATTATACCTTTTTGTATGTATCTTCTCGTGGTCGCGAGAAGAGGGACTCTGTTTTATACCCAATTGAAGGTCAAATGGCATTTCCTACAGGATTATTTTTGGACAAAAAAGGTACTATAAGAAAAATTGAGACCGGTTTTTCTGGCCCCGGTACAGGTGAACACTACACAAAGTTTGTAGAGGAAACAACAAAACTGATTGAACTTCTGCTTAGCGAAAAATAG
- the rnr gene encoding ribonuclease R translates to MKSKKKKQDKKAKNGLGKKALTKEILQIFANNPTYTYNYKQLAKLLDIKDDGPRKMITEILYELLAGNTLDEVYAGKFKLKALAGYSTGVIEMNNDGTAEVTTEDNREIFIPEFRLNHALHGDKVQILITHRMRRNLPEGEVIKVIERAKRNFVGTISLERNYAFLVPDNKQMPYDIFIAQKDLKKAKNGQKVIARITDWPSNMKNPNGEVIEVLGNPGVNEVEMHAILAEFELPYRFPEELDKIANKISDKITQKDYSDRRDFREIPTFTIDPVDAKDFDDALSFSVLPNSNYEIGVHIADVTHYVESGSPIDNEAIERATSVYLVDRCVPMLPERLSNFVCSLRPNEEKLCFAAVFEMNDSAEIISQWIGRTVILSKRRFSYEEAQQVIETGNGDMQIEILKLHELAQKLRKNRFKSGAIGFERTEVKFNLDDKGKPLGVFFKENKASNQLIEEFMLLANKKVAELVGRVKDKTAKPFVYRIHDKPNPEKFESFRNFITRFGYNIMGGTEKQISKSLNKLMDDVRGKKEQNLVETLALRSMAKARYSTNNIGHYGLAFTHYTHFTSPIRRYPDMMVHRLLAHYLNQGTPKDEHALEKLCKHSSDMEVKATEAERASIKYKQVEFMTDKVGQVFSGVISGVAGFGLFVELIDSKCEGLVPIRELDDDFYEFDEDNYCLIGKQTGNKFQLGDEVKVEVWRTNLAKKHLDFRLAETGEKKIISKDKSKFKKRR, encoded by the coding sequence ATGAAAAGCAAAAAGAAGAAACAGGATAAAAAAGCTAAGAATGGCCTTGGTAAAAAGGCTCTTACAAAAGAAATCCTACAGATATTCGCCAACAACCCCACTTATACATATAATTATAAGCAACTTGCTAAATTGCTTGATATAAAAGATGATGGGCCTCGGAAAATGATCACCGAAATACTCTATGAGCTTCTGGCCGGCAATACGCTCGATGAGGTTTACGCAGGCAAGTTTAAGCTTAAAGCACTAGCAGGTTATTCCACTGGAGTTATTGAGATGAATAACGACGGTACAGCAGAGGTGACTACTGAGGATAACCGTGAAATTTTTATCCCAGAGTTCCGTCTTAACCACGCCTTACACGGCGATAAGGTTCAGATTCTTATCACCCACCGAATGCGGCGTAATCTGCCTGAAGGCGAGGTTATAAAGGTTATTGAACGAGCTAAACGTAATTTTGTTGGAACCATCAGCCTTGAAAGGAATTATGCATTTCTTGTCCCTGATAACAAGCAGATGCCTTATGACATCTTTATCGCACAAAAAGATCTTAAAAAGGCCAAGAATGGTCAAAAAGTAATCGCGCGAATTACCGATTGGCCTTCAAATATGAAAAATCCTAATGGGGAGGTGATTGAGGTGCTTGGTAATCCTGGCGTAAACGAGGTTGAGATGCATGCTATTCTGGCTGAATTTGAACTACCTTACAGATTCCCCGAAGAACTTGATAAGATTGCCAACAAGATTAGCGATAAAATTACTCAAAAGGATTACAGCGATCGTAGAGATTTTAGGGAAATTCCAACTTTTACCATAGACCCCGTTGATGCAAAGGATTTTGATGATGCTCTTTCGTTCAGTGTTTTGCCAAACAGTAACTACGAAATTGGCGTTCACATCGCCGATGTTACCCATTACGTTGAGTCGGGTTCACCAATTGATAACGAAGCCATAGAACGCGCAACTTCCGTTTATCTCGTAGATAGGTGTGTTCCAATGCTGCCCGAAAGGCTTTCGAATTTTGTTTGTTCATTACGTCCAAATGAGGAGAAACTTTGCTTTGCAGCTGTCTTTGAAATGAATGACTCTGCTGAAATCATCAGCCAATGGATTGGCAGAACTGTTATCCTCTCTAAACGCCGATTTTCATACGAGGAGGCTCAACAAGTCATCGAAACAGGCAATGGTGATATGCAAATCGAGATTCTTAAGTTACATGAGCTTGCTCAAAAACTAAGAAAAAATAGATTTAAATCCGGCGCAATTGGCTTTGAGCGCACCGAAGTTAAATTCAATCTTGATGATAAAGGAAAACCGCTTGGTGTATTCTTCAAGGAGAATAAGGCATCCAACCAGCTAATCGAGGAATTCATGCTGCTCGCCAATAAAAAAGTTGCTGAATTGGTTGGGCGTGTTAAGGATAAAACAGCCAAACCCTTCGTTTATCGTATTCACGATAAGCCAAACCCTGAAAAATTTGAATCGTTCCGTAATTTTATCACACGCTTTGGTTACAACATTATGGGAGGAACTGAGAAGCAGATAAGCAAATCGTTGAATAAACTTATGGATGATGTTCGAGGTAAAAAGGAGCAGAACCTCGTTGAAACGCTTGCGTTGCGTTCGATGGCAAAGGCAAGATATTCGACCAATAATATTGGTCACTATGGACTTGCATTTACGCACTATACCCATTTCACCTCCCCAATTCGCCGCTATCCTGATATGATGGTTCATCGACTGTTGGCGCACTATCTGAATCAAGGAACTCCAAAGGATGAGCATGCACTAGAAAAACTCTGCAAGCATTCATCGGATATGGAGGTTAAGGCAACCGAGGCCGAAAGGGCTTCGATTAAGTATAAACAGGTTGAGTTCATGACCGATAAAGTTGGACAGGTATTCTCTGGTGTAATATCTGGCGTTGCTGGTTTTGGACTTTTTGTTGAACTAATTGATAGTAAATGCGAAGGTTTAGTTCCCATTCGCGAGCTGGATGACGATTTCTACGAGTTTGATGAGGATAACTACTGCCTTATTGGAAAGCAAACAGGCAATAAATTTCAACTTGGTGACGAGGTAAAAGTAGAGGTGTGGAGGACAAATCTCGCGAAAAAACATTTGGATTTTAGATTAGCTGAAACGGGCGAAAAGAAAATTATATCAAAAGATAAATCAAAGTTCAAAAAACGCCGTTAG
- a CDS encoding radical SAM protein translates to MNKRKLKKALKRIKYLPQGKYFFLYCFNKIKHFYFKYSQSTKVAFPSTVMLELTNHCNLHCITCPREYDYGKEMDKGSIDINQAKKIVDEVWPYLDSIGLTGMGETFLYKEIEQIVDYIKLKNKGIIISLSTNAMTPDFTGGVQKIIGKVDTIQVSIDGLDGVYEQIRKNASFEKVKKNLTYLTKRCIGTETTIMLNMVVTQENYHQMHELISFSENIGIQYINFTLFNLCAVTDIELDYYQFFKSKSFIDELKRVEDMKQKHTSVEVSNWDFQAKNEFKKCPFPWTHFYICWNGYVAPCCSKPFPKEQHFGNVFEKGVMECLNSKDFKMFRELWYKNQNPEFCNKCHFIGIEPIKIN, encoded by the coding sequence ATGAATAAAAGAAAACTAAAAAAAGCCCTAAAACGAATTAAATACCTACCGCAGGGGAAGTATTTCTTTCTCTATTGTTTTAATAAAATTAAACATTTTTATTTCAAATATAGCCAGTCAACAAAAGTTGCTTTCCCTTCTACTGTAATGCTTGAGTTAACCAACCACTGTAATCTTCATTGTATTACATGTCCAAGGGAGTATGATTATGGAAAGGAAATGGATAAGGGGAGTATAGATATTAATCAAGCAAAAAAAATTGTTGATGAAGTTTGGCCATATCTCGATTCGATAGGCTTGACGGGTATGGGAGAAACATTCCTTTACAAGGAGATAGAACAAATTGTTGATTATATTAAATTGAAGAATAAGGGAATAATTATTTCTCTCTCAACCAATGCTATGACCCCAGATTTTACTGGAGGTGTGCAAAAAATAATAGGTAAGGTTGATACAATTCAGGTTTCAATTGATGGGTTAGATGGCGTGTATGAGCAGATTAGGAAGAATGCAAGTTTTGAAAAGGTAAAGAAAAATCTTACATATCTCACAAAACGTTGTATCGGAACGGAGACAACAATAATGCTTAATATGGTGGTTACTCAAGAAAATTACCATCAGATGCATGAGTTAATATCATTTTCGGAAAATATAGGTATTCAATATATAAACTTTACGCTATTCAATCTTTGTGCTGTAACTGATATAGAACTAGACTATTACCAATTCTTTAAAAGCAAATCATTTATTGATGAACTTAAAAGAGTTGAGGACATGAAGCAAAAGCACACTTCTGTGGAGGTAAGTAATTGGGATTTTCAGGCAAAGAATGAATTCAAGAAATGCCCCTTTCCATGGACACATTTTTATATTTGCTGGAATGGTTATGTTGCACCTTGTTGTTCGAAACCATTTCCCAAAGAGCAGCATTTTGGAAATGTCTTCGAAAAGGGTGTTATGGAATGCTTAAACAGTAAGGATTTTAAGATGTTTAGGGAGTTATGGTATAAAAACCAAAACCCCGAATTTTGCAATAAATGCCATTTTATTGGAATAGAACCGATAAAAATCAATTAA
- a CDS encoding ATP-binding protein → MDYLVRELSDNIIKKLQPNKVVIVCGARRVGKTVLIKDILGKVNEPYLYLNGDDINVHDKLATRTVENYKQILGTNKLLYIDEAQKILDIGLKLKLMIDEIDGLKIIISGSSSFNIHKDAGEPLTGRKYTFNLFAISEREYNQVENSISKIDKVRERLIFGNYPELLHLPNQEDKIDYLNEMVSSYLLKDILAYENIKNSQKIFNLLRLIAFQIGGEVSLQELGSQLSISKNTVEKYLDLLSKVFILHKVEGFSRNLRKEISKSSRWYFFDNGIRNVVIANFNPVASRNDAGQLWENYMISERIKYQEYKKISSNNYFWRTYEQQEIDWVEERDGALFGYEFKWGKTKVKTPSQWKNAYPDSSFEVITTNNFEDWIK, encoded by the coding sequence ATGGATTATTTAGTCAGAGAGCTTTCGGATAATATTATTAAGAAGCTTCAACCCAATAAGGTTGTAATTGTTTGCGGAGCCAGACGGGTAGGAAAAACGGTACTTATTAAAGATATCTTAGGGAAAGTGAACGAACCTTACCTCTATTTAAATGGAGATGATATTAATGTTCATGACAAACTTGCCACTAGAACCGTGGAGAATTATAAACAGATTCTTGGTACAAATAAGCTACTTTATATCGATGAAGCCCAAAAGATACTAGATATTGGTTTGAAGCTAAAACTTATGATCGACGAGATTGACGGGCTAAAAATTATTATTTCGGGTTCATCATCTTTTAACATTCATAAAGATGCCGGAGAACCTCTTACGGGACGGAAATACACATTTAACCTGTTTGCAATATCGGAAAGGGAGTACAATCAGGTTGAAAACAGTATATCAAAAATAGATAAGGTAAGGGAACGACTGATCTTTGGCAACTATCCAGAACTTCTTCATTTGCCCAACCAAGAAGACAAAATTGATTACCTGAATGAAATGGTAAGCTCCTATCTGTTAAAAGATATTCTTGCTTATGAAAATATTAAAAATTCTCAAAAGATTTTTAACCTGTTACGGCTAATTGCCTTTCAAATTGGCGGCGAAGTATCACTTCAAGAACTAGGAAGTCAACTTTCAATTAGCAAAAATACCGTGGAAAAATATCTCGATCTGCTAAGTAAAGTATTTATTCTGCATAAAGTAGAAGGGTTTAGCAGGAATCTACGCAAAGAGATTTCAAAAAGTTCCAGATGGTATTTCTTCGATAATGGCATTAGAAACGTCGTTATAGCTAACTTCAATCCCGTTGCCTCAAGAAATGATGCCGGACAACTCTGGGAGAACTATATGATAAGCGAAAGGATTAAATACCAAGAGTATAAAAAAATTTCCTCGAATAACTACTTTTGGCGAACATACGAACAACAGGAAATAGATTGGGTGGAGGAGCGTGATGGTGCTTTATTTGGCTATGAATTTAAATGGGGAAAAACCAAGGTAAAAACACCTTCGCAATGGAAAAACGCCTACCCCGATTCAAGTTTCGAAGTAATTACTACAAATAATTTTGAAGATTGGATTAAGTAG
- a CDS encoding radical SAM protein, which yields MRILFIYSTTKTVNRRKPLRGQEDIYFGISYISVMLKQYNHQTALVVLDRRYGTKNRKTVDDKIAGFNPDIICYTSVFSEFEFISGIAKYIRDKYPSIFTIIGGVHVSLNPKEEYLNLYDAMCIGEGEYPVLELAEKIQNGESYYNISNLWFKKDGRVIKNPPRPFTEHLSELPFPDREIWQEWMLEPNSRITVLLGRGCPFNCTYCCNHKIRSITSGKYVRLREIQNIINEMDEVTKHFPTVNAFFLEIETCGVNPDWLIAICDALYKFNEQFTTPKSFATNLRVFPGIKDEPIFQSLKKANFTAVSIGLESGNEEVRRNILNRNYSNDDIRRVVATARKYGIRVGIYNIIGIPGETYIQFLYTLAMNQELQPDWHATSIFFPYEGTALYEKALAMGIIPKNIDFNNERQRAILDLPGFSKRQIQKSFDSFHYDVYKKAKGRSIVKLAIYFMQKFLGHNLMANAKIGLIRLLAAFNRWN from the coding sequence ATGAGAATCCTATTTATATACTCTACCACTAAAACAGTAAACAGAAGAAAACCTCTGCGAGGGCAGGAGGATATATATTTTGGTATCTCCTACATCTCCGTGATGCTAAAGCAATATAACCATCAAACGGCTTTGGTTGTTCTTGATAGAAGGTATGGCACTAAAAACCGTAAAACGGTAGATGATAAAATAGCAGGTTTCAACCCTGATATTATCTGCTATACATCAGTATTCAGCGAGTTTGAGTTTATTAGCGGTATCGCAAAATATATTCGGGATAAATACCCAAGCATATTTACAATAATAGGAGGGGTTCATGTTTCCCTTAATCCCAAGGAGGAGTACCTTAACCTTTACGATGCAATGTGCATTGGCGAAGGAGAGTACCCTGTTTTGGAACTTGCCGAAAAGATTCAGAATGGTGAATCCTACTACAATATCTCTAATCTCTGGTTTAAAAAGGATGGACGGGTTATTAAAAACCCTCCACGCCCATTCACTGAACATTTAAGCGAGTTACCATTCCCTGATAGGGAGATTTGGCAGGAGTGGATGCTAGAACCAAACTCAAGGATTACAGTGCTTTTGGGTAGAGGATGCCCGTTTAATTGCACCTACTGCTGTAACCATAAGATTAGATCGATTACAAGCGGGAAGTACGTTAGGTTAAGGGAGATTCAGAATATTATAAATGAGATGGATGAAGTTACAAAACACTTTCCCACAGTTAATGCGTTTTTCCTTGAGATAGAGACGTGCGGGGTAAATCCCGATTGGCTTATCGCAATTTGCGATGCACTTTATAAGTTTAATGAGCAGTTTACAACACCAAAATCCTTTGCCACCAACCTTCGGGTATTTCCCGGTATTAAGGACGAACCTATCTTTCAATCCCTAAAAAAAGCAAACTTCACCGCTGTTTCAATTGGTTTAGAATCGGGCAATGAAGAGGTACGTAGGAATATCCTTAACCGCAATTACTCCAACGATGATATCCGCAGGGTGGTCGCTACTGCCCGTAAATATGGGATACGGGTTGGTATCTACAATATAATAGGCATACCGGGTGAAACTTATATTCAATTCCTATATACACTAGCGATGAATCAGGAACTGCAGCCCGACTGGCACGCAACCTCTATCTTTTTCCCTTACGAGGGAACGGCACTATACGAAAAAGCCCTTGCGATGGGCATCATCCCTAAAAATATTGATTTTAACAACGAGCGCCAAAGGGCTATATTAGATTTACCGGGTTTTTCGAAACGTCAAATCCAAAAATCGTTCGATTCGTTCCACTACGATGTTTATAAAAAAGCGAAGGGGAGGAGTATTGTAAAACTAGCCATATACTTTATGCAGAAGTTTCTTGGGCATAATCTTATGGCGAATGCTAAGATTGGCTTAATCAGATTGTTGGCTGCTTTTAATCGTTGGAATTGA
- a CDS encoding universal stress protein, which yields MKHIIVPIDFSKESLNGLRLAIIFANQFKSNIQMVYVQKAVSEMGRIGLEEEHRMATQDFAKLIGEYSPKLHEGLELSYIIKKGKVYREVVNQAEAFENTVIICSTHGASGFEEFFIGSNAFKIISATEKPVITIRQGSVPHEIKKIVMPIDITSDTRQKVPITAEIAKAFGAEVHVVAVSTNESDEIVTKLNAFTKQVCDYLKDYEVPFKTVKMNGDNLTDITIEYALDVNADLISIMTEQSLSIANFVLGTYAQQMLNKSPIPVLSVTPQEIFILGSFITQGKPY from the coding sequence ATGAAACATATTATTGTACCTATTGATTTCTCTAAGGAATCGTTAAACGGTCTTCGTTTGGCCATAATTTTTGCGAATCAGTTTAAGAGTAATATACAGATGGTTTATGTTCAAAAGGCCGTATCGGAGATGGGGCGTATTGGTTTGGAGGAGGAGCATCGAATGGCAACCCAAGATTTTGCAAAGCTGATTGGGGAGTATTCACCAAAACTACACGAAGGTTTAGAACTAAGCTATATCATCAAAAAAGGGAAAGTTTATCGTGAAGTGGTTAATCAGGCTGAAGCATTTGAGAATACTGTTATTATATGTTCAACACATGGAGCATCGGGTTTTGAGGAGTTTTTTATTGGAAGCAATGCATTTAAAATAATATCAGCTACTGAAAAGCCCGTAATTACAATACGTCAAGGATCTGTTCCCCATGAGATTAAAAAAATTGTAATGCCTATTGATATTACTTCCGATACGCGTCAGAAAGTTCCCATTACGGCGGAGATCGCTAAGGCTTTTGGTGCAGAAGTACACGTGGTTGCCGTTTCGACAAATGAATCGGATGAGATTGTAACCAAACTTAATGCCTTTACAAAACAGGTTTGCGATTACCTTAAGGATTATGAAGTACCCTTCAAAACGGTAAAAATGAATGGCGATAATTTAACCGATATCACTATTGAGTACGCATTGGATGTTAATGCCGATTTAATAAGCATTATGACAGAACAATCGCTCTCAATTGCCAATTTTGTTCTTGGTACTTATGCGCAGCAAATGCTAAACAAATCGCCAATTCCTGTTCTTAGCGTAACTCCACAGGAGATATTTATACTTGGTAGTTTCATCACCCAAGGAAAACCTTACTAG